CTCCGCAGCCTGATTCGCTTTCTTGAAGAGGGCGATAAGGCCAAAATCACGCTGCGTTTCCGCGGTCGTGAAATGGCCCACCAGCAGATCGGTATGGAAGTGCTTAATCGCGTGAAAGACGATTTGCAAGAACTGGCAGTGGTCGAATCCTTCCCAACGAAGATCGAAGGCCGCCAGATGATTATGGTGCTTGCTCCTAAGAAGAAACAGTAAGGCCTTCAAGTAACATTCCTGTGAAGCCTTCGGGCTTCACAGGCTTTGTTCGCCTGGGTTTCGTTTATTAACAATGCGAAGTGGAAGTTATTAAAATGCCAAAAATTAAGACCGTACGCGGTGCTGCTAAGCGCTTCAAAAAAACCGGTAAAGGTGGTTTTAAGCACAAGCACGCTAACCTGCGTCACATTCTGACCAAAAAAGCGACCAAACGTAAACGTCACCTGCGTCCGAAAGCCATGGTTTCTAAAGGCGATCTGGGCCTGGTTATCGCGTGCCTGCCGTACGCATAAGCCGTAAACGTTTTTAACTTTTTAATTAGAATAGATACAGGAGAGCACTATGGCTCGCGTAAAACGTGGTGTAATTGCACGCGCACGTCACAAGAAAATTTTGAAACAAGCCAAAGGCTACTACGGTGCGCGTTCTCGCGTATACCGCGTTGCTTTCCAGGCCGTTATCAAAGCTGGTCAGTATGCTTACCGTGACCGTCGTCAACGTAAGCGTCAGTTCCGTCAACTGTGGATTGCGCGTATCAACGCAGCAGCACGTCAGAACGGTATTTCTTACAGCAAATTCATCAACGGCCTGAAAAAAGCCTCTGTTGAAATCGACCGTAAGATCCTGGCTGATATCGCTGTATTCGACAAAGTCGCGTTCACCGCGCTGGTTGAAAAAGCGAAAGCAGCTCTGGCATAAGCCAGTGAAAAGAGGGAGCCTGGCTCCCTCTCTTTTATTTACTGTTCAGTGAGTTGACAATTTATCCGTAACCCTTTTCAATAAAGGATGTCTGATTTTAGCCTGTAAGGTAATGCAAGCATGAACGCTGCTATTTTCCGTTTCTTTTTTTACTTTAGCACCTGATCTCAGGGGGCTGGCG
The Salmonella bongori NCTC 12419 DNA segment above includes these coding regions:
- the rplT gene encoding 50S ribosomal protein L20, producing MARVKRGVIARARHKKILKQAKGYYGARSRVYRVAFQAVIKAGQYAYRDRRQRKRQFRQLWIARINAAARQNGISYSKFINGLKKASVEIDRKILADIAVFDKVAFTALVEKAKAALA
- the rpmI gene encoding 50S ribosomal protein L35, with product MPKIKTVRGAAKRFKKTGKGGFKHKHANLRHILTKKATKRKRHLRPKAMVSKGDLGLVIACLPYA
- the pheM gene encoding pheST operon leader peptide PheM, whose translation is MNAAIFRFFFYFST